The sequence GAAAATAACTGACACACCGAAGGCTTACAGTTGGAACAAAGCTCAGTTCCAGGTTGACTTGGCcccagcagagggcagcagaATGACTAAAAGCCACTTCACTTTGTTCGGTTAGATATCTGGACTCTACCAGCTGACCTGTTCCTAAAGATCTGAGACTATTGCTGGACTTGTTCTCAGTGAACATATTTGATATCAAAGCACCAAACTTTAAACCATCATCAGTGGGTACACCAAGATTCTTAAGTGTTAGTTTTggtgctttttttctctttagttAAACTCTGAGTGCATGCCTTCGTTCTTTATCAAAACATATTGTCAGTCGTACTTTTATTTAGTTAAAGAAAGGTATAGATATGACACAAAGCGTAGCAGGTCTTTGAGGCTATAGTGAGTGCACTGGATACATCTGGGTATCCTCTGAATTACTGCGAGAGACAGCCCCATCCTCTCTGAGAAATATTGAGAAGGTGAAGCACGTAAAGCTTCTAAAGAAAGGCCCCCAGAATTGACCCTTGTGGGTTTTCTTACTCCACTTAACTTATTTTTATATTCATAATCAGCATTGCAGAATAAATATCCACTGCTTTGTTGGTATGATCTGTACCACGGATGGACTGTTCTTTATCCAGTTGTCCAGTATATCTAGAAGTAGTTTTACAAGTGAAAGCCGTAGTTTAATGGCAGGCGAGAATGGATGTGATTCAGAATCTGAGACTTTTTATATATTCGATGGAAGAAATAtgcgcattttttttttttaattgacagaCACTACGGTTTAATGCAGAGGAGGGATTTATAAACCATATTAGGAGTGCTGATGATATTAGCATTGATGATAGGAGAGATGGGCCTAGAACTGTAAACAGAACTTCATTCTCATGCAGTGAGTATGAGGTGTGAGGTCGTATATAATTTGAGGATGAAATCTCAGTACGTGTCACAGTCTAAATGAATCATTCTTTGCAGCTGCGTTGTTGAACagattttatgaatatttttgcTGCTTTCAAAATCAGCTGCAAGTTGAAATAATTTAGCTGGTTTTTCATTTACGGTTTCACTATTCATAAGCCCATTTAAGTGGGACGATGTTATAACCAAAGTAATGGTCGTGTGCAGTCAAACCAAAAAGAACACAAGACAAGTGTACAATTGTTTACTGTCATTTAAGATAATAAAAGTATGATTTATGCATGTTACGAGATCAAAATATGTTCAGACATATGGTGCGCTGTAAGATGTTGAACTGCATTTAATTGGAATATGAGAAGATAACAGGGATGGTTGTTAGTATTTTATCAAGTACTGAGATCTCCTGCTGTTTCGCTGTATTGCATCACTTTACCCCTTGTAGTTAGATGTCAAGCTCATTATTTTTGCTCTGTGTGAGTGCTGCATTTCTACGCTACATGCCAGCTTTTATAATTTCTGATCTGTTTTTGCTagaggaacaaaagagcttCTCAGAAGAGGACGATGGTTCAGGTAACTCCTGCACCATCGGGTCAGAAATCTACCTGGATGTCAGCTATCTTCATTACCTCTATGACGCCCGACTTAGCATCAGCAGCTGCATGCGGGCCTGTCAGGTTTGGTCGGCACCATATGATGGCGAGAACCCACTTCCTGAGAAATACCAGCCGGGCGTCCTCGAGGAGCCAGGGCTGAAGAGTCGACAAATCCAGATGGGTCTGAAGAGAGTCCCACAGCTACTGGCGCCACCCCCTAGACCCAGCCGGCTATCAAGTGCAGAGCCATCCCTAGTCAACCAGCTGGAGCTGGAGTGGGATGATAGTTATGACGCATGTCCGGTGCAAACAGGCGAGGCTCCTGTAGAGAACAAAGCTCCGCAGCCTTCTCCTGCTGAGCCCCCAAGTCACATCCAGGAAATGAGAAGAAATGCTATCATGTTTGTTAAAGGTGCATACATTGAGGAAAATGAGTTCCAGGATGATGCCATGGTATACGATCTCGTTGCAAAGAAAGACACCACAGAAGCTGAGAAGTGCAAACCCAGAGGCTCACAATCAGAGGAACCTCAGCAAGACTCTGCAGAAGTCCCCTTAAGAAACGGGCTCAGTCTAACGCTTCTAGACCCTGTAATGACTGATAATGGCAAGAACAGCTTGGAGACCAAAGCCAAAGGTCCGACTGATTGCAACGCCAACCTCCAAAACAGCGGCGCTGTTGAGTCGGGTGAAGACCTTTTAGCTCAGTATGAGGAGCTCATTCGTACTTTGGATCCTGAAGCAGGTGTGAAACAGGTCAAAGCTGATGGAGAGTTGAAGAATCCTATCACACcaatggaggaggaggacgaggacgaggacgaggacgaggaaGAGATGGACTTCACCTCCTTCTCTGCGGAAACCCCAGAGCCAGAGAAACTGCAGTCACCATTTGGGACAATTAACAGGTTACTCAGTGGAACTGCAAATCGAAGCCATTCGGTGCCTTTTACAGGTAAGGAGAGAGGagtattattataattattcaCCAGAGATGGAAGTTAAAAGATTATTACTCTTCCCGCAGGCCCATTTGTGAGTGTGCTGTTATCTCGTTTGGAGAATATGCTTTCAAACTCGGTTCATATCAACCTGTTGCTGACGGGCATCTTGGCCCAGTTGGCTGCTTACCCTCAGCCTCTCCTTCGCTCATTCCTACTCAACACCAACTTGGTTTTTCAGCCGACTGTTCGCTCCCTTTATCAGGTAACCTACGTGCGTGGAAACCTGCAATTTTGCTTTGCAAATGAGACTGACCTTTCAAATAATGAGATGAAACATTAGCGGAGCTTCATTCACACTTGTGTCTTTTTCTATAACTTTTTCCAGGTGCTAGCTACTGTGAAGAACCAGATAGAAGAGCAGGCTGCCAGCAGGAAAGACTTTCCAGAGCTAATCATTGCCGCTCAGCACTGGTTATTGGCAAGAGAGGCTTCATTCATAACAACAGGTGAGAATACACAGCTATGAGTGTCTTCTGCTATGCCCTCTATGACTGGAATCTGTATTAGCAAACAATAAAAAATCCTAACCGAATAGTAAGTCAGTCAGATGATTACAACTCTCGTGTCCATTTAGTACACATGAAGTTACAAACGTTTGTTTAGTTTAGCATTAAAAACTGGAAATGGGTAAGTGAGTAGCCTGGCTAAAATagcatgttgttgttttttcttcccttttacaTAGTCCAGCAGTTACTCAAAAATCATCTGTGGTTCTCAAAACTGAACATTCCGACTTTTTGCCATgagatttaaataaataaataaataaatgccagTCCACACGCTCGGCAAGACCAAGTCTCTGCTGCTGGCCTCCTCTAATTTCTCCTTGTGCTAACTTCTCATTTACAAAAAGTAGGAttgatttatttcttatttttttcaatattcTGCTTGGAACAGGCTGTCTGACCTTGCCTTTCTAAGATTGAATGTGTtgctctgcagattcaaagcaaAAATCCTGAGCCTTAGCACTGGtggctgatttatttatttattttttaaattaatttattttttctcatgttgcgcatttaaaaacaaaaataaaacttgaTTTTCAGGGATGAAAAGAAACAACATTATCAGGACGATCACCAGGGATGTTTTCCTGCCCCTTACCCCCAGTCTTTATGCTACGCTTAGTAAACCAGCTGCTTGTACACCAGCTGCTTGTACACCCCTGTGCGATATTGGAAATGACAAACATTTGTTTTAGAACCGTATTTAAACTGTTGGCACCAAAGTAGAAACTCATAGCAACAAATGTGAACACACAGCCATCAGACACTCAAGTTAGCAAGTCATTTCCATTTTGCCTGACTGCATAAACATGGCATCGGAATAACTTGCGAGCACCAGAACTTCCTGTTGTTGACCAGTGGGCCGTGTTGATCCACATGTCTGCGTTATGGCTGCATGTGGAAAACAATTTTTAGGGGAATTGGGAAATCCAAGACCAAGTAAAAAAATCAGCCATTACACAGTTACAGCAGTAATCAGGCAGTGCAGCGCGGGCCAAAGTACCATTTATAAGTGCTGCAGTGATGTCTTCCTGAAAGCACGCTATAGTGTCCTACTTTTAGGAAGCAGAATGAATTCTTCATGTTTTCATGAGGTCATACATCTTTTGCAGTGTAGCTACAGTTTTAATTTGAGCCCTTGAGCTTTAGCGATGTTTTAGAACTATATCCCTATAGTTTCAGAGCTGTGGAGCTGTAAAagctctaaaaaaaaatgtcagaggAATGTTTGTGTAAAGATGAGAGATGGGGAATTTTAAAGggaatattttattttgttttatcagACAGATCCTACTTTTCAAATTATTCATAAAAGGAGAACTCGGCATTGGAACTTTTCTCTTCATAACATGTCTCACATGCAGATTTGTGCGTGTATCAGCCATACATTGTTCTACCCGTGTGTTTCCTTTTCTCCATGGAACCTAATCAATTCGTCTCCTCTCAGACAAAAACGGCAGCAGTGGCTCCAACCACCATGATGGGGGAAGGATATTAAAGAGTTCGCCACCACCAAAACCTAAAGCAATCTCTCCGGATCAGACGGAGGTCTTTGCTACCGTCCTCTTCACAGAGTTCCTCAAAGAACTGGCTGCGATCGCACAGGAGCAGTCCATCTTATCTTACATTCCTATGGAAGAGTAATAGTGTCCCAGCACGCCTCTGATGATGGATGGAGCTTGACTctttggatatatatatatatatatatatatatatatattttttagccATCTTTTTCAGGTACTACTTGGAGTAATCGTGTGattgtaaaagtattttttctttttccaagttaaaaaaatcaacttcaaGTGCTTTTTGATTTCTTCACCCTACTTTTGTAAAAATGTTTGGCAGCCAAGACGGAGGTCCGGACTTTGAGCTGTTAAATCTTGACCATTTTCCTTAACTTGCACCAGCTAATTACCTTCATACAGCTAAGCACCGGGTTCACAGACCAAAGACTGTagtgtttttggtttttaatggagaaaaacaaaaacaaaccattTTTAGCAAACATCTGCCCTTTATCGGACCAGTCAGGTCTCAGCACCTGTTCTGAATGTCTTCTGGAACCAGCGCCAACCACGACATGCTGTTCAGTCTGGTTCAGTAAAACAATCAGGTGGCCTTTTGGGAGTTTTGCCTTAATGCCACAAGATTACAATTAATCTTGATTGATCATTATTTCCCCTGTACTCGACTGGCAGCAGTGCTGGCGACATCGCATAAAACATGTCAAAGCTTAGGCTTTGTTACTGAACCACTGTTACTCAACTTAATAAGTTGGTCACCTTTGTCTTTAAACTACAGAGTGGATTTCCACAAAATCTTTGTGTGCTCGACGGAGATTGCTTtggtgatttttcttttttgctgatTCATGATGGTACctcaggagttttttttttttttttttttttttttttaaatgcacattCTGTTCTCGTACTTCTTGAACAGCTGTGGGTGAAGCAGTTTTCCTACAATGCACTAGTTTCTCACCTTCTCTATATCTGTACACATTGACAAACTGGATCAATGTTGTATTTAATTCGCCTTACTTTTAGTGATGCTTtttcatatatgtgtgtgtatatatatatatatatagggaaAATAATGTGGTGAAATAGAACACTGCAAATCAAGCATGTTTGGAGTAAACGTAAGTTTAGCATATTTTGATAATGGGAATGGgtatttaaattattatttttcttaattGTTATCAACGTTCTGCTTAGCAATTGTGGAGGGTTTTGTAAATTCTGATAGTTCTGAAATCTCATAATTATTCATTTGGTGAAAACAAATTCTGAATGTTACCAAGGGCAGCCTGTTGTGAATTAACTTTATTTTAGTCCAGTTATTGCACACGGTTGATAGTATGAATGAAGAAATGAGATCATTCGGatacatatatattttgtaacaaagcgtgtgtgtgtatgtacttGCAAACTGGTGCcttaatttttattttagttaatattttccctgttttttttccccctttttagaTGATTATTAAATGGATTTAAACAGAAGTAGGATTTTTACAGTTTAAGCATAAACTGTATTGGAAAATATTTTATTACAATAAGCTCAAACTAACTAAAAGTCTAATACCTGCGCACAGGCTGAAAGTAGGCAACAGTTGAGACATTATGTAATTTAGAAATGTACTGGCAGTCAAACATTTTCTCAAGGAAATCTGGGGTGGACCTCTATGCAGTTCCTTCATTTAGGGACGGGTTATTTctgatggtttttttttgtttctctcattaaaaaaaaaaaaaaaaaaaaaaaaaaaaaaaaatcaataatcagACCCTGACACACTAAACTGCTTTAAGTATTTCTGAGTAAACTGTTGGATTATCTGGAAAAATGGTAAAGAAAGTGGGCTGTGAACAAGGCAGCTCATAATTTGACTCCCTATGACAGATTACTCACATTACTCTAAAGGATGAAGTGATGGGTTCATTCTTGGTtggaataaatgtttattttatgtttctaTTTTACTCATTGCTATGCAGGGAATGAATTATGCACCAGGTTCTTTGTGAACTAACTGACTTTCAACACAAGTTGTACATTTGTTTCACTTAGTCATTTTTTTGAATTGTGGGAAACAGGTCTTTCTCTCCAATGAAAGAATGTTGCAGAGCACTTTATCAGCCTGCAGTCAGTACAGCTACGGTTAGTTTCTGCCTCAGTTAGAAGTCCAAAgattctgtgttttctgttgaaGGTTTGACCAGGCTGCTGTTTGTTGATGCCCGAGATAAAAATGCATAAAGACAATAAAGAAGATTTCTGCTAAATTAAACCAGATATGGTTAAtgtgttgcctttttttttttttcttaattcacTTTATGTTGCACGGTTTGTGCAAACAGGTCATTACATGGGTGGAAAATATATTAAACTAAAAATGTCTCTGCCATCGTTAGCTGTTGATTCCTTTTTATATGTCCATGTAAAAAGAGTTTTGTATTCACGTTAATTCATATCTAATTGGTTTTCTTAAAAAGGTTTATGGCAGGGAAAATGCAATACGGATAGTAGTATGTACAAGAACAGGATTAGAACATGTTTAACCACAAGAGGGGGCTAAATGATCACTCTGCTGCTGGGATGCATGAACTGGGCAGGGTCCAAGAGCATCTGTCACGTCAGCAGTTTGCTTCACAAATAACCATAATGGCCAGTCTGGTGATAGCCAGTCGTATGTAATCTGTAAAGAACAGAAAGTTCTTTCAGAGGGGGGGGGAGTCTAGCCCTCTTATTTTAATGCCTTCCTTACAGCAATTTTAAGAGGAAAACTAGTCATAAAATACAAACATCTATTTGCCATGTGAGAATATTAAACATTAATTTTTGCCTTCTGTTCCCTGGCGAAAACAGACTGAacggcaaaaaaaaagcaggtccACAGACACAGTTCTAATCTGAAAAGCTTTATTACTTCTCAAAGACATGAATTCCATTCATAAATACAGATCATAATGGCTGTAGCCCAGTGAGACATAGTCCAGAATTTATTTACAAACTGTCAGTCCCAGGATATAAGCATACTTAATTTTCCACTAAGCCTAGTTCTATCAAAACAGTTTATGCGGCTGGTTTCCACAACAACAAATTGTCCATGACTTCACCCTCTTGCAGGGCAGTCTGCCCCTCAAGAAGTCTTCTTTTGTAGGATCTCCCTCACCAGAACCGGGTCAGCTCTCCCTTTAGTCTCCTTCTGAACCAGGCCCATCAGCTTGTTCAGAACTTTCTTGTTCCCATTTCTGATCGCGTGAACCTACAGTAAGGGACGGAAAGCCCACAATATCTCAGAATTCTCTTGATTTGCAATCTTACCAGATTTAGCATTTGAGCACCAACCTCATTGGGATGCGAGTCCACCACTTTCTGGcagatgctgtgcagctgtgcAGTGTCGCTAACAAGCCCCAAGTCCTGCTCCTTGATTATCTGTGGGGCCGTCTTTCCCGCTGACAGCCACATCTCCTGGAACACCTAAGAGCGTGGAAAAACCAGCAAGATGCAGGTGAAATCAAAGTTGGAAATCACTAGTTGGATTGCGTGTAgtcacagacagacaggaatAATTGCATGGTCTGTGTGGCGGACTGACCTGCTTGGCAACTGAGGACGAGATGTGTCCCGTTTcctgcagctccagcagctCGGCCAAGGCATCAGGAGAGATTGGGCTGAAATCAAATCAAGGGCTAATTTAACTACACTTTAATAGATGGACTTGAATTGGTGAAAGAAATGGTAGGGGAGATGGACAGAGACAAAGTAGACAGTGTCAAATTGAAAGGACAAAAAGGCAATCAACATCTGCAATTTGACTGTAATGCTTTTGCCTTTCCTGTGTCTGCTTGTTTATCCTTTTAGTTAccagaaaagaaaatggaataaaaaaagCCTGTCACTCACATTCAGTGTACATAGAGCTCTAATTTAGAGGTTAAATCTCCTGGAAAACAAGGCCGATGCACTGTGGGAAATCTAAGGTCTCCAGCTTTATGAACAAGTGTCACATACAATAGTGATCCCCAGTCAGGGTACTTTTATCTCACAGGGTTTTTCAGCAGCTGCCAATATGAAAATTATGAAATGATTTAAGAAAACGTGCATATTCCTAAACAGTTTCAAACATTTATAATAGCCAAAAGTAACTGCTAAACTGTCTTGAAATAGTTAGCAAAAAGTAATAGACAAAGCAATGGATAACATGTTCTGAAATACAAGAACATGTGAACGtagctaaacaaataaaaaaatggccCTATTTCCATAgacattaaattcaaaatgggaCATTTCTCAAATATTCGAAGCAAGATTAAATTAACTTTGTGTTTCAACCTTTAACAGTTTTAAAACTACAAAAATGAGAAGGGTATTGAgcaaaagaaatgggaagcactTTGCATCAAACAGTATCAAAGCTTAAAAACACTGACTGTAGTTTTAAAAGTATATTTCAGTTTGCATTTGAGGGATTTAAACGCATCCTTCATGCAAATGGCTTCCAGGTCTCCTTCCTGAATAAAGCTGGGATTCAGCTGAATTCTCATTTGCAAATTGCTGATACGTATATCTTCCTGAGGGTCTATTGTCCCTAAACAGGGTTCTGACTTTTGCTTTTTGTTACTACTTGTTGTACTCTGTGAAATTTTTCTCATTAGTACAATGACATAAAGAACTCAAACCACCTGAAAACCCTTTGCTCTCATCTCATAGCCTTCTCCTGCTTTGTGGCCGTCAGTTATTTTCATTGTCAGAGTGCTAGGCAGCTGCTTAGAGGAGTCTTTGGTTTTTGGACAAGTCTTAGCATGCTCATTTCAGAAAAGGTTGggattgaaaaagagaagacTCATTATATTTGTTTTCAAAATGTACCCATTTTAACACCGACACGGTGTGGGTCTGGTGAGATATTTCTCCTTTCTGTCATCGGTTTATCGCAATCCACCCACATATCTGTCACTGAATTTGCCTTTGCAGACAGCTGCAGGCACCCTTTTTGAGGGGGAAAAACCTGAGCTTATCTGAGCTGGACGTGCTCTTAATGACACATCTTAAGTTTCCCTTGTCAAACTCCTCATTATATTATTCCAACCTAACGGCTTAGAGCCGGAGGAGCTAAAGGGCTGGTGTGAcgggacagcagcagcaaaaaTGTTGAAGCTGCAAATTATCAtatgaagaaaagaagaagctcCTCGCAGTCCTTAAAAGAAAGTCCTTTGAGACATTTACCAGGTATCCCAAAATGCCATTTATACCATCTTAACTCCACATCCTGAAAAAATGTTTCTGATAACTCTGCTTTGTCCCCCGTCTGCAGCTTTTCACGGTCCTGCCGGAAACACTCTCTTTCAACAACTTTCCTCCTTTCAAACAAAGCAAATGCAGCTCTATGCATAAATAAAGCCCCGCACCTCTGGAGTTTATTCCCACACAAATGCTTCACAGTAGACTGGAGTGTTGGACCAAATAAAGCTCACAGCATCTACACTGACGTCGGTACATTTCTTGAGTTTCACGTGACCTGTAATGACCGAAGGCTCTCAGTTCTGAGAAATGATCATTGTGTTTCATTACTGGTCTCAGCTGAAATTAGTTCAAACTGTTCTCATTTTATCCACAGGAACTACTAAACTGCAATTTGAAGAAATCGTTTAAAATGAAGGGGTGAAATAACTGTCCAATATTCAGCACAACAGTGTGCCATGAACATGAACTACTGGAGATAATTAATAGCCAGTGGACAGCAAAGTATATTTTTTGGTGAAAGTGTGTTTTGAAAGCAAACGTGTGAAAGCTGGCAACCATGGCAACTATTTGAATTTAAACAAAGCCAATAAGTCTTTAATTTCAAGTGGGACATCTTCCAGCATTTAGCATTCTCCAGCTAACAGACTGTTTTTCAAACAGGCCTTGTGACGGGTTGTTAGACTGCAAAAGGGCCTTTCTCATAGTCAGACACAAATGATGCCATTTATCTCGATGTAAAAGGGAAATTTGATTTGCCTCTGGTCTGGATTTCATCTGCCTCCTTGACATTCAATCATGAGTTTTGACATGTGAAATGAAATTATTTGTGGAGTTCAGGTAGTTTGAGAAGGGCATCGACCTGACGTCTCACTCAACAAATATCATTTGTTTATAACTGCACGGTGAAATAGGACCGGCTACAGGTATGAAGAAATGCTGTCAGGTTGGCCAGGATCATGACAATATAGTAttctaataaaaacaaattaaaaagaagataaaaagCTCTTTGATTCTGGATGTTTTGGCCTGGTTTTGAAAGCTGAGCTCCTGCAGTTATGTACAACCCAAACCACACACTGGTAAATTCTGTCAGGCAAATTTTGGCCCGACTGCCGCTTGACTCTGCTGATATGAAAATGCCAGCATTGGTTACTGCCAGGACAAAACTCCACATCCAACCTCTTCCTTCTGTGGTAAATTTTTGTTATCATCTAATTAACTAAGAGCCAGTGTTCACGTATGCATTTTCCTAAAGAGGATATCTGACCAATATAAAAATTGATGGTATTTATCAAAGTCTTGACTCAAGTCTAGTTATTAGTCACAAGATGTGGGGCTGAACTTCTGATAACAGACGAGCCAAATAAATGTAGTTTCTCTACATAAATAACCACTGATGCAGAGACAAGAATAAGTTCAGTAGAAATGAGCTCATGGAACTCAAATTAGGGCAGCAATAATAAAGCCACCTTCCCTGCTGTCCCTTTATCTGTTCATTGTTTCTCCTATCACAGCCTGAACTCACTAATCATTTACAGGTGACCAACCAATCAGACCTGTGATTATTATCAATATAATATGGAGTGATTTGTCAGTGTGCTTCTCACCTCTGGCTCACACTCATGTCTTGTTGTTTGAGGTGACCTAACAGCTCATTTGTCACCCAGCCAATCACATTCCGGGGCTCCCTCTTGGTCGTCTTCATCACCGCTTCAAAGTACTCCATCAAACCGTCTTCATTCTGCAGTACAACACAGTGGGAATGATTTATCATTTAGCATATCATCAGAGTGGAATCAAGACAGGCCCAGCAGATTTAATTGAAGCTAATTTCACTCAGACCTGAAGATTTGATTTGGAAATAAACCTCTCTGAGCAGTTGTTTTCAGCCACTTAGAAACTCACCACCAGAGTGACGCTGTGCTCTGGCAGGATGCCGTACGTCTGCACAAGCCTGTCTCTTTTGACACTGGGTAACTCTGGCAGTCCTTCCTTTATCTTCTGCACCACCACTACCTGGCATGCGTCAATGCCAGGGGGCAGCGATGCATTATCCTCATACACAATCAGAGGGGGCAGGTTGGGCTCTGGCATAAACCTGGAAAGAGGCAAGGGAGGTGGTGGAGAAGACGAAGGGAGAGTGCTTTATCAGCATTACAGATAAGCTCACGAAGGAGGAGGCTTGCTTTTGTTGAAATACTAATAGTGCTCCAGACACCACGCTTGCCACATTTCACTTGCTTcccttatcatttgactcaatCAGCCTTAAACCCGTCTGTCAGTCATCCCCCCACCtaaactgaaacacacacacacacttaaagtCTTAAAACTTTAGGGTTTACTTCTCTCCATCGTTCAGCTATTCCTCAGTACCAGAGTGAGCAGAATAATCTTTTGATATTGTAAATGCACATCTataaataccaaaaaaaaaaacagaaaaagtgacTCACCTGTAGTCCTGAAGACCCTCTTTGTCCCTCATAGGAACAGTCTCCCTAGACAACAAgacaaaaattaaataaatcaacattTTGATGCTTCAAAAAGGTCAGTCAGTTCTGCATGACTCACAGTTTAAATAAACTTGTGTGGACTCTTTTGAATCCACTCAGTTCACCCTCCCTCTGAGATTTCCTGTCTATTTAAGATCTGCTTCCCTTCCTTTTGACTGGCAGGCTTTAATGAAGCAAGTTTGTCTGGTGTCATTAGTAGAAAATATTTTCCTGTGTGGCCACATGTTATGATGATGCATATATCAAACAGAATAAAGAATCATTTGCCCAATGTCTggattttgtttgtgtttcaaaCCAACATTCATTACATATATACAGCCCACCACTTTGAGCACTTTTTGTGTGTCATTTATGCACCGTTTAAGCTTTTTGAAGATCTTTTTACACTATCAAAACTACGCACGTAACAGTTGGTGTTAAACTCTAAGTACAGTACAGGGTAGGGAGGCATCCCTTTAAATCAGAAATTACATACAAATCAATTAATAACACAACACATAACTTAAGCCGTTATTACTACACAATTCCATATGGCCGGGCAATTTAAACCATTTTTACTGACAAGACATTAGAATTTAGCCCAAGACAGATATAAAATTAGATTCAATCAAATGCATCCATGCTTCATGTGCGATAAAAGATAACAGCAAACTTATTCTGCATCTCTTGGCCAAGCATTTTTTAAAGGTGGACAAATTTTTGTTATAACCTACCCAGGCAATTCTAACCCACAGCTACAATATAGTAACCATTGGCAAAGCGATTGTACCTCATTCCCACATCTTGGTGTCTCATGGCCACATGATAAAAAACTACATACAGATGTCACCAGATGAGCGTATTCCTCTGTAAATGTTAAGGCCACAGTCCAACACAGAATATGGCAGCTGACAGCGAGGACTGGCACACCAAACGTATCTGGATATCTGTTTGGTAAATATCATGTTCACCTGCTTTTTGTGCATGTGGACTAAATCTGACACTCACAAGCTGAATGTAGATAATTTTTGGTACTTAGTCCGTTTTCAGTTGCAAAAGTGGCGCATGAAAAAATACTGGTTGACACCAAAGATTACAAGTGAAATGTTCCCAAGTGGCACTACTCAAGTAGTCTGTTCTTCAAGAATGTAG is a genomic window of Odontesthes bonariensis isolate fOdoBon6 chromosome 4, fOdoBon6.hap1, whole genome shotgun sequence containing:
- the fhip1aa gene encoding FHF complex subunit HOOK-interacting protein 1A produces the protein MVRTMASMVANGNRDEPSLVLKGVDPETCMIVFKNHWAQVVKILEKHDPLRSSSTLPSLGVINLSSSSSSSPRFGPIPGDEANAVQNYVEHMLFLLMEEESGEAGAMGPILEFVVMENVMERLFVWSLRREFTDDMKLEQLKMYEMLVGQAHQPLLHHKPILRPLMMLLSSCSGTAAPAVEAELVLLLNQLCCVLAKDPSILELFFHTSEDQGATNFLIFSLLIPFIHREGTVGQQARDALLLIMSLSAENERVANHIAENTYFCPVLATGLSGLYSSLPTKLEVPSEEWHCLNKEDWLQMPSLVQFLNSLEFCNAVIQVAHPVIRDQLVAYICNGFLVPVLAPALHKLTLEEVMTTTAYLDLFIRSVSEPALLQTFLSFILVHRHENVHILDTLVSRINTPFQLGTVSLALFRTLIGLYCEDVMLQLVLRYLIPCNHMMLSQRRVVRERDFYSGSAAKILALTPSCCSPDHSPPPLRQLDSILFSKGAESPNKSSNTEEQKSFSEEDDGSGNSCTIGSEIYLDVSYLHYLYDARLSISSCMRACQVWSAPYDGENPLPEKYQPGVLEEPGLKSRQIQMGLKRVPQLLAPPPRPSRLSSAEPSLVNQLELEWDDSYDACPVQTGEAPVENKAPQPSPAEPPSHIQEMRRNAIMFVKGAYIEENEFQDDAMVYDLVAKKDTTEAEKCKPRGSQSEEPQQDSAEVPLRNGLSLTLLDPVMTDNGKNSLETKAKGPTDCNANLQNSGAVESGEDLLAQYEELIRTLDPEAGVKQVKADGELKNPITPMEEEDEDEDEDEEEMDFTSFSAETPEPEKLQSPFGTINRLLSGTANRSHSVPFTGPFVSVLLSRLENMLSNSVHINLLLTGILAQLAAYPQPLLRSFLLNTNLVFQPTVRSLYQVLATVKNQIEEQAASRKDFPELIIAAQHWLLAREASFITTDKNGSSGSNHHDGGRILKSSPPPKPKAISPDQTEVFATVLFTEFLKELAAIAQEQSILSYIPMEE